In a genomic window of Meleagris gallopavo isolate NT-WF06-2002-E0010 breed Aviagen turkey brand Nicholas breeding stock chromosome 1, Turkey_5.1, whole genome shotgun sequence:
- the LOC100546131 gene encoding diacylglycerol kinase eta, translating into MDFQASVVDEQNAHSEEQVNQSPVEYSKELDESKEEEKEEDTKEFESQTSKTAPRSPDRRTSRGVHSQTGSFSAPALAASKENLPVLNTRIICPGLRAGLAASIAGSSIISKMLLANIDPFGATPFIDPDPDSLEGYSEKCVMNNYFGIGLDAKISLEFNNKREEHPEKCRSRTKNMMWYGVLGTKELLQRTYKNLEQKVQLECDGQYIPLPSLQGIAVLNIPSYAGGTNFWGGTKEDDIFGAPSFDDKILEVVAVFGSMQMAVSRVIKLQHHRIAQCRSVKITILGDEGVPVQVDGEAWIQPPGVIKIVHKNRAQMLTRDRAFENTLKSWEDKQKYDSCKSVIRSPLYPQQAVELATEEEVTQVQLCSQAAEELITRICEAAKIHGLLEQELAHAVNACSHALNKANPRFPESLTRNTAMEIAVNVKALHNETESLLVGRVPLQLEAPHEELLSDALHNVEIELRKLAEIPWLYYVFQPNDDEDPPLDYAKRNNRSTVFRIVPKFKKEKVQKHKTSPQPVQKWGTDEVAAWLDLLSLGEYKEIFISHDIRGSELLHLERRDLKDLGITKVGHMKRILQGIKELSKNTPSSEV; encoded by the exons ATGGATTTCCAGGCCTCAG TTGTGGATGAGCAGAATGCTCATAGTGAAGAACAAGTGAACCAGTCCCCCGTAGAATATAGCAAGGAGTTAGACGAAtccaaagaagaggaaaaagaggaagataCAAAGGAATTTGAATCCCAGACAA GTAAAACTGCACCAAGATCTCCTGATCGACGTACAAGTCGAGGTGTCCATTCTCAGACAGGCTCTTTCTCTGCTCCAGCTTTGGCTGCCAGCAAAGAGAACCTCCCTGTCCTTAACACTAGGATTATTTGCCCAG gTTTAAGGGCTGGCCTAGCTGCTTCTATTGCAGGAAGTTCAATTATTAGCAAAATGTTACTGGCTAACATTGATCCATTTGGTGCTACACCATTTATTGACCCGGATCCAGATTCATt GGAGGGATATTCAGAAAAATGTGTCATGAACAACTATTTTGGAATTGGGTTAGATGCAAAAATTTCACTTGAATTTAATAACAAGAGAGAAGAGCACCCTGAAAAATGCAG AAGCCGGACAAAAAACATGATGTGGTATGGAGTTCTTGGCACAAAAGAGCTACTGCAGAGAACTTACAAGAACTTAGAACAAAAAGTTCAACTTGAG TGTGATGGACAGTACATCCCTCTTCCAAGTCTGCAGGGCATAGCTGTGCTAAACATTCCCAGTTATGCTGGTGGGACCAATTTCTGGGGAGGAACCAAGGAAGATGAT atatttgGGGCCCCATCTTTTGATGATAAAATCCTAGAAGTTGTGGCTGTATTTGGTAGCATGCAGATGGCAGTTTCAAGAGTTATCAAACTGCAGCACCACCGGATAGCTCAG TGTCGGTCAGTAAAGATCACCATACTTGGTGATGAAGGGGTTCCAGTGCAAGTCGATGGAGAGGCATGGATCCAGCCCCCAGGAGTTATTAAAATTGTACATAAAAACAGAGCTCAGATGCTAACACGAGACAGA GCCTTTGAAAACACCCTGAAGTCTTGGGAAGACAAACAAAAGTACGATTCCTGCAAATCTGTCATTCGATCTCCCTTATACCCTCAACAGGCTGTTGAGTTGGCTACAGAAGAAGAAGTCACACAGGTCCAGCTGTGCTCACAAGCTGCAGAAGAACTTATTACAAG aatcTGTGAAGCAGCAAAAATACATGGCCTCTTGGAGCAGGAGCTTGCTCATGCTGTTAATGCATGTTCACATGCATTAAATAAAGCCAACCCAAGGTTTCCTGAG AGCCTTACCAGAAACACTGCCATGGAGATAGCTGTCAACGTGAAAGCCTTACATAATGAAACTGAATCTCTGCTAGTAGGAAGAGTTCCTTTG CAGTTGGAAGCACCCCATGAAGAGCTGTTGTCTGATGCTTTGCACAACGTGGAAATAGAGTTGAGAAAACTTGCTGAGATACCTTGGCTTTATTATGTTTTTCAGCCAAATGATGATGAG GATCCCCCTCTGGATTATgctaaaagaaacaacagaagtaCAGTGTTTCGCATAGTGccaaagtttaaaaaagaaaaagttcagaaGCATAAGACCAGCCCTCAGCCTG TTCAAAAATGGGGCACAGATGAAGTTGCTGCTTGGCTGGATCTGCTCAGTTTGGGAGAGTACAAAGAAATCTTCATCAGCCATGACATCCGAGGCTCTGAGCTTTTACATCTGGAAAGGCGAGATCTTAAG